In the genome of Lactuca sativa cultivar Salinas chromosome 3, Lsat_Salinas_v11, whole genome shotgun sequence, the window ATCGTTTGATCTTTTCGGACCTGGTTTTTCAGATGTGTGTGCCAATGGTTTTTTATTTCATTGTCGCTTCTTCCAGGCAACTGTGCGGCCATCGTTGACCATCTGTAGATATAACAACCAAATTTCATTAATCAACAAGTCCACTATCAAATAAACATAATCTAGGTATAAAAATTGTTTGAACCTACTTGTTTCCAAGCTTCTTATGTAAACCAACAAtgacatcttcttcttcttttgtaaaATTACCACGTTTCATGTTTGGGCGTAGATAATTCATCCATCGCAGCCTACAGCTTTTCCCACATCTAGACAAACCTAAACAAGAAAAGCAAAGAACAATATATAAAGTAAGACAAGAGCATTAATCATTtaaaaactttttatattttttggaaGTGGGTCTAACCAGCTAACTTGGGAAGTTCTCGCCAGTTAGAATGGCCGTATATCTGTATGTAAGCTCTTAGTTTGTTGTCTTCCTCTTTGCTCCATGCACCTTTTTTGATTccgtttttatcaaaacatggaGCCCTCACCATCTTCTTGACTTCTTGTCTTCGATCTTTCAGTTCTCTTTAGAGACCTTTTCAGTGGCTACTGGCTAATGAAGACTTAAGCTACTGGATCCAAAtaggcttatatatatatatatatacctacaAATTAATTACCAAAACGTGTATGGAAGTAACTAATTAATTTAAAAAGACCATAAAAACTTCTTACTTTTTTCTTCCCTTCAAACGTTCAAGGGAAGACTAAAAAGTACGTACGCTCTTGCTGATCTAATTAAACATATACTATATATTATATTAGCGTTGTTTTCGAAGTACTGATAACATTAAATGAATGTATCAACACTTCTTGTCGAGTTGATAAAAAGAATAAGCGTAAATTACACAAGTGGTAGCTATGGTTTAGGGTCtccttaattttatttttttattttcggaTGGTCCTTTCAATTTGGTTTTTTATTAATTTGCTCTCTAATCAATATAAACCGagtgatttgtattttttttatcctttttataTTATTAGTTAATTGAAAAATATTAATGATACGTATTATAAATGTATTAATTAAGTAAATAAATAGGTCCATTTCAATACAAGAAACCCAAACCATCCTGACCCCTCTTTCCTTGATTGTGTTCGCCAACCGGGAAACCACATCCGACCATCATCACCACCAAGCTCTAACCACCACCATAACTGACCTCCAAAAATCCATTCAGGAAATCAATCACTTATATAAACACACATAGACATAGGCACAAAACCTGCAACATCTACGATCTTCAGAAATACATGAGAaacatcttcttctccacacacCACCAACCACTTGTAAATCTGAAACCCAAACCACGATACCTAAAAAAAAACAACAGTATAGGACACAAGGGTATGAAAGGGGATTTGAGAGAAGGACGGGTGGGGGTAGGACACAAGAACGAGTTCAGTTTGTCGAGATAGATCTGGTTCGTTGGAAGGAGATTCAAGAACCAGTAGATGGAAAGAAggttgtaacacccggttttcCGGATCGggtcgatttagggtttcaaggAGTCAAGACAtggtttttggaaaaaaaaaaaaaaccaaggctcacgacgtgaccatTGAAGGGATTTAATGAAGATTCTGATTTAACTgagctcatgacgtgagcatGAAGAGCTCACGAATTAAGGTACGCTGCAGCCCAAGCCCacgatcttttagggtttccatcatatttaaaccccataaactcagtaaaaccctaaccctagcatcTCCTTGTGTTTATTGAGCTTTTTGTGGAGTTTTGGAGGTTTGAAGTGGAAGAGATCACCATAGAAGCATAGTTGCAGCTTGGAAGCTTCATTTGCAACCTTTAGCTACCCTTCTAGACCAATGTGAGTAATCAAGATCCAAGATTTATGTTTCCTTattgctagatctaaggttttatGAATATTTATCCAAGATCTTAAGAGTTAGAGTGTTGggactccataaagttagcaactttatgggtccttagGGTCCCTAGATGCTTACATATCAtagaattgatgtttgaatgatgttggagttcatgcatgagaATGTATCTTCTTTTTCTCCATGAATGACCTAGTTTGAGGCCATGTCTTGTATTACACATACAAGACCTTAAAGCATCGATTTTTATGACCATTGgtgtaacacccgcagattcaggctagtcaatttagagacaacaagtgtcgaaaatgaattttcgatagaagattatttagaataaataatcttaactaagttgtaggaTATGTCACAATGGTTTcgaacatataaagaacgttgaaatccgagttataacgaagaagttatgacccgtcgaagttttacggttaAACCGACATGAAACCgtgtaacgtaaaaagtgaatttttgataaactactttttagtcttagcgatctaaatgaaagttgtagtatacattaaaccgagagcgtacataaaaagaacgcccaaatctgacttcgtatgaggaagttatgatatttctaagatttggcataacaatgcacaacccgaaattcgaatttcggATCTATCAATTTTTGGCCAATGCAACCTAAATGAAaattgaaggtctcattaataggatctcaacgataaaaagacagacgaaaaggaagtccgtatgtagaagttatgaattttacgcagtcatttaacaatataattttctcatactgttaaatttaaaattggtcGAGAATTACCCGATGGAGTCAAaagaaaagttgtagatcttgtccgtacctacgtgtggatataaagaacatcaaaaacgaagttcgtatgcgaaagttatgaatttttaaagattggtTGTTTTACTTGCGTCCagcgccacgtgtcagcaccagactTTGCCTTGGAGCCTACACAAGGCTCGCGACGTGAGCACCCTTTTCACGACTTGAATCGGCCAAGACAAAATATAAATACAGGcgtaaatcacccccaaaacCCACACCTTTCATATTCTTTCTCTCCCATTacccccaaccccccccccccccccccttccccTAGCGACTTCTAAGTGCTAGAGGCGAGTCCCGGAGCGCCGGAagactccgagaagaagagctttcggctcggaagttctgcTCCTGCAGAGCCCGGCTCCTAGCCAAACCCCCTCGTAGTTAAGATATGCTTAcgctactttaagtataacttatatttaaatatagtattattattatgaacctataaataaaatttatcagtgcttcaaagtcgttatattgattgatctacttacggggatgatgtataGGCTataatttagtgaggtgtttaatgtgagatttccaaacagtatacttcgtatatcAAACGGACCCTATCTCCGATATGATCATACTTGGTTGTTCGTTACTTGATAGATTATGAAAGTAgattttgagttaatgatgaatttagactaataattagtcgcaataaagattagactaaaacttagcgataataatgctaggtttcattcaaggaaaatagaatcgttataGCGAAGCGCTTCccaagtttggaatcatcacttcaacaagtgagtgcataattactttcatcttacacatatatatgaaatattttatataaattacgtgttatatgTGCATATAacatgtatacttgctatctatactggatgaacaattttatacatgttttaaataatttagatTGTATATGTATCTATATGATGTATCTATGTTACTAATAATCGAATTTCAAGCGTTCATCATAActttgtaagttttgtttatttcAATGGTTATAAGTTAACTTtacttcttcaaaacttcaagaattCTATTATTTCGAGATGTAGCACTTCATGATAATCAGATTTTTACGAACATTCTTATTCATTTTAGTAATttgaaaataaacataactttTAGTGAATTAGTAGCTCTACATTTGGTACATCATTGTTACTTTTAGTTATTTGACCATAATTTCTTGGATTTTAAAGACTTTATGTCCAATTTTGTACCCGGACATCAAATTGGTTTGTACAGGTAGGTGATTATTCCCTTTAACATGAGCCTAGTTTATATTATAGAGTGAGTTTAAAAATGATATGGTTACAAATAAATCTATGGTTGACAATGCTTGACTAATTAATGTACGGACTTTGATTACAAATATAAATCTATGGTTGACCATAAATGCACATCATCCATGATGTGATCCGGGAAAGAAGTCTTAGAGATGAGATTGTCGTCGGTCAAGCCGAAAGGTGAGAACATGGTCTCACTTGATAATGCCACGCCATTGTTGTCCGGTAAAAATAGCTGATCAAACCATAAATTTCCGGCCGGCTCAGAAAACTGTGGTGTAGCGTCGTCACAAGGAACTTCATAATCTGATACACTCAAAGAACATTGAGAAGATTCACTTGTTGAAGAAGATGACGGTGATTCAGATGTTAAGACTGCCAATAAAATTTCAACTTCCTGTGGAGTTTTTAAGTTGGGTTTTTTCACCTGCTGACATCCTCTGGGAGTAGCTTTAAAAGGTTCAAGGGTTTCAAATTGTTCGATCGTTTGATCTTTTCGGACCTGGTTTTTCAGATGTGCGTGCCAATGGTTTTTTATTTCATTGTCGCTTCTTCCAGGCAATTGTGCGGCCATCGTTGACCATCTGTAGATATAACAACCAAATTTCATTAATCAACAAGTCCACTATCAAATAAACATAATCTAGGTATAAAAATTGTTTGAACCTACTTGTTTCCAAGCTTCTTATGTAAACCAACAAtgacatcttcttcttcttttgtaaaATTACCACGTTTCATGTTTGGGCGTAGATAATTCATCCATCGGAGCCTACAGCTTTTCCCACATCTAGACAAACCTAAACAAGAAAAGCAAAGAACAATATATAAAGTAAGACAGGAGTATTAATCATTTAaaaacttttttatatttttcggAAATGGGTCTAACCAGCTAACTTGGGAAGTTCTCGCCAGTTAGAATGGCCGTATATCTGTATGTAAGCTCTTAGTTTGTTGTCTTCCTCTTTGCTCCATGCACCTTTTTTGATTccgtttttatcaaaacatggaGCCCTCACCATCTTCTTGACTTCTTGTCTTCGATCTTTCAGTTCTCTTCAGACCTTTTCCTTTTTCAGTGGCTAATGAAGACTTAAGTTACTAGATCCAAatagtcttatatatatatatatatatatatatatatatatatatatatatatatatatatatatatatatatatatatatatatatatatatataattatcaaAACGTGTATGGaagtaaataattaatttaaaaagacCATAAAAACTTCTTACTTTGTTCTTCCCTTCAAACGTTCAAAGGAAGACTAAAAAGTACGCTCTTGCTTTGATTAAACATATAttattgacaaaattgcaaaaataatcCTTGTGGTATTTATTTTTTTGGAGTTTTAGTTTAAATCCTGATTTTTTTGGCTTCgcggtccttttgagctagttttgtTGTGTTTTTTGTCATTCTGAATAGTAAATAACTGTAATACCTTTggagtatttatttttcattttttctttcatttcttcttaaatttaatactaatttatttattttagtaattaaaaaaaataggaagcctctctcattttctctctctctctctctctctctctctctctctctaaaaagaACACACATTTGAAATCGATTTTGTAACTCAAGAACTCAAGACCAAAAGCATCAGATGCACACCTATATTTCGTTTTTGAAATCTATTTTGTATTTCATTTATGAAACCGATTTTGTATTTTGTTTGTTGCGTTTCTGGAAcctaatttcaaaaattaaaacacaCATGCACAAACAAATTAGTTTTGGGGGATGAATTCGTATGCACAAATCGATTTCCAGAatcgatgtttttttttttaatttcaaaaatgATTTGAAGAACAAATTCATATTCAATATTGTTCCACCTGTTACTTGTGATTTCATCGCCCTTGACCCAATCACCACCGTCAGCTGCACTC includes:
- the LOC111884609 gene encoding transcription factor MYB13; this encodes MVRAPCFDKNGIKKGAWSKEEDNKLRAYIQIYGHSNWRELPKLAGLSRCGKSCRLRWMNYLRPNMKRGNFTKEEEDVIVGLHKKLGNKWSTMAAQLPGRSDNEIKNHWHAHLKNQVRKDQTIEQFETLEPFKATPRGCQQVKKPNLKTPQEVEILLAVLTSESPSSSSTSESSQCSLSVSDYEVPCDDATPQFSEPAGNLWFDQLFLPDNNGVALSSETMFSPFGLTDDNLISKTSFPDHIMDDVHLWSTIDLYL